One window from the genome of Pseudomonas sp. L5B5 encodes:
- a CDS encoding outer membrane protein transport protein gives MDNKKQQLRAAVALAILGSFGAIETVQAGGFSTPTYGAPGWGRAFGGGSLFKNDPSAAFNNPAAMAFIDQNVAQMTVDYARIKMKYKGDAFDYQGNPATIMPVDGNGVPSAPAPLDGNGGQGGFTAWLPTGFMVMPINDRFAFGLSQVVPMGMRSTWDQNNSKIRDFAVDTKIETVGLTGSVSFKVRDDFSLGAGVIVQHSKGFVSQNLNLTAAAAVSPNIGSNIPSGVGANLMRVKVDNTSVGWFTGVVWKPTDRDTLGLNYHAKIKNKMEGKYNIYADAVGMQYMTQPAGPNGETLVELAYPGLKLNPGGANATAQLDIPATVGLDWVHVFDDRFTLGASMLWTQWSSFKDLTLKSDGNTLVAIPYKYKDSMMYSLGGDYRFTDQLTLRAGVAFDQTPTRNSTRDPRIPDNDRWFTSLGFGYDIKAIPGLTIDGAYSRQFVKEAKIKTQNVDRLGASRLDGKVNAKGEVVSLSATYHF, from the coding sequence ATGGATAATAAGAAACAACAGCTGCGGGCCGCAGTAGCACTGGCCATATTGGGGAGTTTCGGCGCTATCGAGACCGTGCAGGCAGGTGGCTTCTCCACGCCCACCTATGGTGCTCCAGGGTGGGGCCGGGCTTTTGGTGGTGGTTCGCTGTTCAAGAATGATCCCAGCGCGGCGTTCAACAACCCGGCGGCGATGGCGTTCATCGATCAGAACGTGGCACAGATGACGGTCGACTATGCCCGCATCAAGATGAAGTACAAAGGCGATGCCTTCGATTACCAGGGCAATCCGGCAACCATCATGCCGGTGGATGGAAACGGTGTACCAAGTGCCCCGGCGCCCCTGGATGGCAACGGTGGCCAGGGTGGCTTCACCGCCTGGTTGCCAACAGGTTTCATGGTGATGCCGATCAATGATCGGTTCGCCTTCGGTCTCAGCCAGGTGGTGCCCATGGGCATGCGCAGCACCTGGGACCAGAACAACTCCAAGATCCGTGATTTCGCGGTCGATACCAAGATCGAAACCGTGGGCCTGACCGGCTCGGTGTCGTTCAAGGTTCGGGACGATTTCTCCCTGGGCGCCGGCGTTATTGTCCAGCACAGCAAGGGCTTCGTCAGCCAGAACCTCAACCTGACTGCCGCGGCTGCCGTGTCTCCAAATATTGGCTCGAATATTCCATCAGGGGTCGGTGCGAACCTGATGCGGGTCAAGGTGGATAACACCTCGGTTGGCTGGTTCACCGGCGTGGTCTGGAAACCCACGGACCGCGATACCCTGGGCCTGAACTATCACGCCAAGATCAAGAACAAGATGGAGGGCAAGTACAACATCTATGCCGATGCCGTGGGCATGCAGTACATGACCCAACCGGCCGGGCCCAATGGTGAGACCTTGGTGGAGCTGGCCTATCCCGGCCTGAAGCTCAATCCAGGTGGAGCCAACGCCACCGCCCAGCTGGATATCCCGGCGACTGTCGGCCTGGACTGGGTCCATGTGTTCGATGACCGTTTCACCCTGGGCGCCAGCATGCTCTGGACCCAATGGTCATCGTTCAAGGACCTGACCCTCAAGTCCGATGGCAACACCCTCGTGGCCATACCATATAAATATAAAGACTCCATGATGTACTCGCTGGGTGGTGACTACCGGTTCACCGACCAGTTGACACTGCGTGCCGGTGTTGCGTTCGACCAGACGCCTACTCGGAATTCGACCCGCGACCCGCGGATCCCGGACAACGATCGCTGGTTCACTTCGTTGGGTTTTGGTTACGACATCAAGGCCATCCCAGGCCTGACCATCGACGGCGCCTACTCACGGCAATTCGTCAAGGAAGCCAAGATCAAGACTCAGAACGTGGATCGTCTTGGTGCCTCGCGACTGGACGGCAAGGTCAATGCCAAGGGCGAGGTAGTGAGCCTGTCCGCGACCTATCACTTCTAA
- the praB gene encoding alkane oxidation protein activator PraB — translation MKGIKTLVSATALFTCLGAASMANAASIVFDSGATSGNFTTPGGSLTVRSPSSFGAAVTCDINFSGTINNGVASITGATVSGSNALCNLPKITGLPWLLSASSTTAGTVTNVGYSISFFPATNCGPTTINVAWSNSTNAISLSSPQSLAGGCTVDVLNAKPSPKAKVI, via the coding sequence ATGAAAGGCATCAAAACTCTCGTGTCCGCTACTGCTCTTTTCACCTGCCTGGGCGCTGCCTCCATGGCGAACGCTGCCAGCATCGTTTTCGATAGCGGAGCCACGAGCGGCAACTTCACCACTCCGGGTGGCAGCCTCACCGTACGTTCGCCTTCGTCGTTTGGCGCAGCTGTAACCTGCGATATCAACTTCAGCGGCACCATCAACAACGGCGTGGCCAGCATCACGGGGGCGACTGTCAGTGGCAGCAATGCACTGTGCAACTTGCCCAAGATCACCGGCTTGCCATGGCTCCTGAGCGCCTCCTCGACTACCGCAGGTACCGTGACCAACGTCGGCTACAGCATCTCGTTCTTCCCGGCCACCAACTGCGGCCCGACCACTATCAACGTGGCCTGGAGCAACTCCACCAACGCCATCAGCCTGAGCTCGCCTCAGTCCCTGGCCGGTGGTTGCACCGTCGATGTCCTGAACGCCAAGCCGTCGCCAAAAGCGAAAGTGATTTAA
- the praA gene encoding alkane oxidation protein activator PraA yields MPISPLFAARLFIVLVGVSLMNAAEAARIEPANTEFTAKGPISFAKSIINADCTIQVSGKVSPDGSYASVDKVDFSGGLKCGQVEATHLPWKLVAKNETSGAMSGIQVTVHAPLVGGDCGPTTAEGSWNNTTGKLEATQVSLDGGCTIKTVSIQMPPTFRVAP; encoded by the coding sequence ATGCCTATCTCACCTCTATTCGCCGCTCGTCTGTTCATCGTCCTGGTGGGAGTGTCGTTGATGAATGCGGCAGAGGCCGCGCGCATCGAACCGGCCAATACCGAATTCACCGCCAAGGGCCCCATCAGCTTCGCCAAGAGCATCATCAATGCCGACTGCACCATCCAGGTCAGTGGCAAGGTCAGCCCCGACGGCAGCTACGCCAGCGTCGACAAAGTCGATTTCAGCGGCGGGCTCAAGTGTGGCCAGGTCGAGGCCACGCACTTGCCCTGGAAGCTGGTCGCCAAGAATGAAACCAGCGGCGCCATGTCAGGCATCCAGGTCACCGTGCACGCGCCCCTGGTGGGCGGCGACTGTGGCCCGACCACCGCCGAAGGCAGCTGGAACAACACCACCGGCAAGCTCGAAGCGACCCAGGTCAGCCTCGACGGTGGTTGCACCATCAAGACTGTGTCGATCCAGATGCCACCCACATTCCGGGTAGCGCCCTGA
- a CDS encoding alkane 1-monooxygenase, translating into MNVSVAAPQVWTDGKRHLWWLGTLPMITPLLAGLFALATGVQVFWWTGVLVIFGLIPLIDGLIGEDTSNPPESAVPDLEKQPYYRFIVYSCAVLSVVSLIFTAWMAIHGVDWIIAGGLVQLSEQLHLHGSLASFAAFLTERSQLHGSVGWFTYIGMAMSTGAATGIAINIAHELGHKNRPMAKFLAKLSLASTFYGHFFVEHNRGHHVRVATPEDPASSRLGESFWSFLPRTVWLSLRSAWHLESERLHKLGLPTLHWKNTVLSSWAYSLVLWGVLIAWLGAAVIPFLLIQGIYGFSLLEVVNYVEHYGLLRQKQANGRYERCSPRHSWNSNRIVTNIFLFQLQRHSDHHANPTRSYQALRHFDESPQLPYGYATMIVWAYVPFLWRRLMDHRVLAHYSGDVRLANIHPAKRAELLKQYGFNATD; encoded by the coding sequence ATGAATGTTTCCGTGGCAGCACCTCAAGTCTGGACCGATGGCAAGCGTCACCTGTGGTGGCTCGGCACCCTGCCGATGATCACTCCTCTGCTGGCCGGGCTCTTCGCGCTCGCCACCGGTGTTCAGGTGTTCTGGTGGACCGGAGTGCTGGTGATCTTCGGCCTGATCCCCCTGATCGACGGCCTGATCGGCGAGGACACCAGCAACCCGCCCGAATCCGCCGTTCCGGATCTGGAAAAACAACCCTACTACCGCTTTATCGTCTACAGCTGTGCGGTGCTCTCGGTCGTGTCCCTGATCTTCACCGCCTGGATGGCAATCCACGGTGTGGACTGGATCATCGCGGGCGGCCTGGTCCAGCTGAGCGAACAATTGCACCTGCATGGCAGCCTGGCGAGTTTCGCCGCGTTCCTTACCGAGCGCTCGCAACTGCACGGCAGCGTGGGGTGGTTCACCTACATCGGCATGGCCATGTCTACGGGTGCGGCCACCGGCATCGCCATCAACATCGCCCATGAACTGGGACACAAGAACCGGCCGATGGCCAAGTTCCTGGCCAAGCTGTCATTGGCCTCGACCTTCTACGGACACTTCTTCGTCGAGCACAACCGTGGGCACCACGTTCGTGTGGCCACGCCGGAAGACCCTGCCAGTTCACGCCTGGGCGAGTCATTCTGGAGCTTCCTGCCACGCACCGTATGGCTCAGCCTGCGCTCGGCCTGGCACCTGGAAAGCGAGCGCCTGCACAAGCTGGGCTTGCCGACCCTGCACTGGAAGAACACCGTTCTCAGCTCCTGGGCCTACAGCCTGGTGTTGTGGGGGGTATTGATCGCCTGGCTCGGTGCCGCAGTGATTCCCTTCCTGTTGATCCAGGGCATCTACGGCTTCTCACTGCTGGAAGTGGTGAACTATGTCGAGCACTACGGCCTGCTGCGCCAGAAGCAAGCCAATGGTCGCTACGAGCGTTGCTCGCCACGCCACTCCTGGAACAGCAACCGGATCGTTACCAACATCTTCCTGTTCCAGCTGCAGCGGCATTCGGATCACCATGCCAACCCGACCCGGTCGTACCAGGCCCTGCGGCACTTCGACGAATCGCCACAGTTGCCCTACGGCTACGCCACCATGATCGTCTGGGCCTATGTGCCGTTCCTCTGGCGTCGGCTGATGGATCATCGGGTGCTGGCCCACTACTCGGGTGATGTGCGGCTGGCCAACATCCATCCGGCCAAGCGCGCCGAGCTGCTCAAGCAATACGGCTTCAACGCAACAGATTGA
- a CDS encoding alpha/beta fold hydrolase produces the protein MDWLIAAAIFLVVSAVLWMVSFRINRRIESQVPINGRFLEVGGERLHYTDEGRGPALVMIHGLSGCGRNLTHSLAPQLRDRYRVITLDRPGSGYSTRGRGAPADLPAQASLIAKFIRALDLNQPLVLGHSLGGAIALSLALNHPQSVSGLILVAPLTHPQRMLPLVFLSLGVRPALLRRWMALTLAAPMAMLGRHKLVKAVFAPDPVPEDFEVRGGGLLGMRSNNFYNASSEIAVVNRALPGMVKLYPSLRLPVGLIYGSRDQVLNHRRHGESMAGKVPGLLLKIIQGRGHMLPISAVEPVVAMIDQVASQATPQRSATVLHPPFAASRAG, from the coding sequence ATGGATTGGCTGATAGCGGCGGCGATTTTCCTGGTAGTCAGTGCGGTGCTCTGGATGGTGAGCTTTCGCATCAACCGCCGAATCGAAAGCCAGGTGCCGATCAATGGGCGTTTCCTCGAGGTGGGTGGCGAACGCCTGCATTACACCGACGAGGGCAGGGGGCCTGCGCTGGTGATGATCCATGGCCTGTCCGGCTGTGGGCGCAACCTGACCCATTCCCTGGCGCCGCAGCTGCGTGACCGCTACCGGGTCATCACCCTGGACCGCCCCGGCTCCGGTTACTCCACTCGCGGTCGCGGGGCGCCGGCGGACCTGCCGGCCCAGGCCAGCCTGATTGCCAAATTCATCCGTGCCCTGGACTTGAACCAGCCCTTGGTGCTCGGGCATTCACTGGGAGGCGCCATTGCCTTGTCCCTGGCGCTGAATCATCCGCAGTCGGTGTCCGGCCTGATCCTGGTGGCGCCGTTGACCCATCCCCAGCGCATGCTGCCCCTGGTGTTCCTGTCCCTTGGTGTGCGCCCGGCCCTGCTGCGTCGCTGGATGGCGCTGACGCTGGCAGCACCCATGGCCATGCTGGGTCGGCACAAGCTGGTCAAGGCGGTGTTCGCCCCGGATCCGGTGCCCGAAGACTTCGAGGTGCGTGGCGGCGGTTTGCTGGGCATGCGCTCGAACAACTTCTACAACGCCTCGAGCGAGATCGCCGTGGTCAATCGGGCCTTGCCCGGCATGGTCAAGCTCTACCCCAGCCTGAGGCTGCCGGTGGGCCTGATCTATGGTTCCAGGGATCAGGTGCTCAACCATCGACGCCATGGTGAGTCGATGGCCGGCAAGGTGCCGGGGCTGTTGTTGAAGATCATTCAAGGTCGCGGGCACATGCTGCCCATCAGCGCGGTGGAACCGGTGGTGGCCATGATCGACCAGGTTGCGTCCCAGGCCACGCCACAACGCAGCGCCACGGTGCTGCACCCGCCGTTCGCGGCATCACGGGCAGGCTAG
- a CDS encoding flavin-containing monooxygenase, whose amino-acid sequence MNAYSPPDDPEVVDIAIIGAGFAGLCMAIKLKQAGIEDFFVAEQAASLGGTWRDNHYPGCACDVQSHVYSFSFAPNPNWTRQFAPQAEIREYLENCARDFALAPYLRFNMGLEQAVFDEDRERWQLRFGNGRRVSARILVSGMGGLSRPAIPDIPGLEDFTGKRFHSQQWDHRYSLQGKRVAVIGTGASAIQFVPKIAPRVAQLKLFQRTPPWIMPKPDRELGSLERWAFKHLPFTQRLMRSALYWALESRVIAFARRPKLMKVVQRVALRHLRKQVPDPLLRQRLTPDYTIGCKRILISNDYYPALSRGNVGVIGEAIQRIEADAVVTADGNRHPVDCIIFGTGFQATDPLPHGLLFGRQGRDLMDYWSRGAHAYLGTCLPGFPNLFMIVGPNTGLGHNSMILMIEAQVDYILKALERMRQAGIGTLEVKADVERQYNQRLQQRLAGTIWSTGGCRSWYLDPRSGQNTTLWPGSTLSFRKAVQHFELQDYLASRLPTAATAPVVARPLNLQEAATHEELQR is encoded by the coding sequence ATGAATGCGTACTCGCCACCCGATGACCCTGAGGTCGTCGACATCGCCATCATCGGCGCCGGCTTCGCCGGGCTGTGCATGGCGATCAAGCTCAAGCAGGCCGGCATCGAAGATTTCTTCGTCGCCGAACAAGCCGCCTCTCTCGGAGGCACCTGGCGCGACAACCACTACCCCGGCTGCGCCTGCGACGTGCAATCCCATGTCTATTCCTTTTCTTTCGCGCCCAATCCGAACTGGACCCGGCAATTCGCCCCCCAGGCGGAAATCCGCGAGTACCTGGAGAACTGCGCCCGGGACTTCGCCCTGGCCCCCTACCTGCGCTTCAACATGGGCCTGGAGCAGGCCGTCTTCGATGAGGATCGCGAGCGTTGGCAGTTGCGGTTCGGCAATGGCCGCAGGGTCAGTGCGCGGATCCTGGTTTCCGGCATGGGCGGCCTGTCGCGCCCGGCGATCCCGGACATCCCGGGGCTGGAGGACTTCACCGGCAAGCGCTTTCACTCCCAGCAGTGGGACCATCGCTATTCATTGCAAGGCAAGCGGGTGGCGGTGATCGGCACCGGTGCCAGCGCGATCCAGTTCGTGCCCAAGATCGCCCCGCGGGTGGCCCAGCTCAAGCTGTTCCAGCGCACCCCACCGTGGATCATGCCCAAGCCCGACCGTGAGCTCGGCAGCCTGGAGCGCTGGGCCTTCAAGCACCTGCCCTTCACCCAGCGCCTGATGCGCTCGGCGCTGTACTGGGCCCTGGAAAGCCGGGTGATCGCCTTCGCCCGACGGCCGAAGCTGATGAAAGTGGTGCAGCGTGTCGCCCTGCGCCACCTGCGCAAGCAAGTGCCCGACCCGCTGCTGCGCCAGCGCCTGACCCCCGACTACACCATCGGCTGCAAGCGCATCCTGATTTCCAACGACTACTACCCGGCCCTGTCCCGGGGCAACGTCGGGGTGATCGGCGAAGCGATCCAGCGCATCGAGGCCGACGCCGTAGTCACCGCCGACGGTAACCGCCATCCCGTGGACTGCATCATCTTCGGCACCGGTTTCCAGGCCACCGACCCACTGCCCCACGGCCTGCTCTTCGGCCGCCAAGGGCGGGACCTGATGGACTACTGGTCACGGGGTGCCCATGCCTACCTGGGCACCTGCCTGCCGGGTTTTCCCAACCTGTTCATGATCGTCGGCCCCAACACCGGCCTGGGGCACAACTCGATGATCCTGATGATCGAGGCCCAGGTGGACTACATCCTCAAGGCCCTGGAACGGATGCGCCAGGCAGGCATCGGCACCCTTGAGGTCAAGGCCGACGTCGAGCGCCAGTACAACCAGCGCCTGCAGCAACGCCTGGCCGGCACCATCTGGTCCACCGGCGGCTGTCGCAGCTGGTACCTGGACCCGCGCAGCGGGCAGAACACCACACTGTGGCCCGGCTCCACCCTGAGCTTTCGCAAGGCCGTGCAGCACTTTGAGCTGCAGGATTACCTGGCCAGCCGCCTGCCCACTGCCGCCACCGCGCCGGTCGTCGCGCGCCCACTGAACCTGCAAGAGGCTGCTACCCATGAAGAACTTCAACGGTAA
- a CDS encoding SDR family NAD(P)-dependent oxidoreductase, translating into MKNFNGKVAAITGAASGMGRALAVALAREGCHLALADKNAQGLAQTVAQARAATLLPLRISSQELDVGDREAMFAWAAASAAEHGQVNLVFNNAGVALSSTVEGTSLADLEWIVDVNFWGVVHGTQAFLPYLKQAGEGHIINTSSVFGLFAQPGMSGYNATKFAVRGFTESLRQELDLQGNGVSATCVHPGGIRTEIARTSRISDNVKGFLIDNEQQARDDFEKLFITSAETAAKVILLGVRKNKRRVLIGRDAHFLDLFIRLLPSAYQSLVVWISRRMAPKPGKHPAPAYEPQDERGL; encoded by the coding sequence ATGAAGAACTTCAACGGTAAAGTCGCCGCCATCACTGGCGCCGCCTCCGGCATGGGCCGCGCCCTGGCCGTGGCCCTGGCTCGCGAGGGTTGCCATCTGGCCCTGGCCGACAAGAACGCCCAGGGCCTGGCGCAGACCGTGGCCCAGGCCCGGGCCGCCACCTTGCTGCCGCTGCGCATCAGCAGCCAGGAGCTGGATGTCGGCGACCGCGAGGCCATGTTCGCCTGGGCTGCCGCCAGCGCCGCCGAGCACGGCCAGGTCAACCTGGTTTTCAACAACGCCGGGGTGGCCCTGTCGAGCACCGTCGAAGGTACGAGCCTGGCGGACCTGGAATGGATCGTCGACGTCAATTTCTGGGGCGTGGTGCACGGTACCCAGGCCTTCCTGCCGTACCTCAAGCAAGCCGGCGAAGGCCACATCATCAACACTTCCAGCGTGTTCGGGCTGTTCGCGCAACCGGGCATGAGCGGCTACAACGCCACCAAGTTCGCCGTGCGCGGTTTTACCGAATCCCTGCGCCAGGAGCTGGACCTGCAGGGCAACGGGGTGTCCGCCACTTGTGTGCATCCGGGTGGCATCCGCACCGAGATCGCCCGCACCAGCCGCATCAGCGACAACGTCAAGGGCTTCCTGATCGACAACGAACAACAGGCTCGGGATGACTTCGAGAAGCTGTTCATCACCTCGGCGGAAACCGCGGCCAAGGTGATCCTGCTGGGGGTGCGCAAGAACAAGCGACGGGTGCTGATCGGCCGTGACGCGCACTTTCTCGATCTGTTCATCCGCCTGCTGCCCAGTGCCTACCAGAGCCTGGTGGTCTGGATCAGCCGGCGCATGGCGCCCAAACCGGGCAAGCACCCTGCCCCCGCCTACGAACCCCAGGATGAGCGTGGCCTCTGA
- a CDS encoding metal-dependent hydrolase: MLPIRRDIKVELPAERICDWHEQGSHVSHFFNALSLLFPSGELFFMDSVRHYRDRIHDPELKRQIQGFIGQEAMHSREHQHYNDLLQDAGLPAHLLDRRLRVILDFQKKHFSPAFNLALTIALEHYTAILADLLLRDPSRFGDSVEGYRQMWQWHALEETEHKAVAYDVWNTVLEPGPKRYLIRTGTMLFTTLTFWLVVFDFHVRMLIADRKRGGHWRGMWQVVKYLYGPKGVFPRIALPWLQYFKPGFHPWDHDNRHQLQRIDGLVQDIEQTRATAAK, translated from the coding sequence ATGCTGCCCATCCGCCGTGACATCAAGGTCGAACTGCCCGCCGAGCGCATCTGCGACTGGCACGAACAAGGCAGTCACGTGAGCCATTTCTTCAATGCCCTGTCCCTGCTGTTTCCTTCCGGGGAGCTGTTCTTCATGGACAGCGTGCGCCACTACCGCGACCGCATCCACGACCCCGAGCTCAAGCGCCAGATCCAGGGTTTCATCGGCCAGGAGGCCATGCACAGCCGCGAACACCAGCATTACAACGACCTGTTGCAGGACGCCGGTTTGCCGGCCCATCTGCTGGACCGCCGGTTGCGGGTGATCCTCGACTTCCAGAAGAAACACTTCTCGCCGGCCTTCAACCTGGCACTGACCATCGCCCTGGAACACTACACCGCGATCCTCGCCGACCTGCTACTGCGCGATCCCAGCCGGTTCGGTGACTCGGTCGAGGGCTACCGGCAGATGTGGCAATGGCACGCGCTGGAGGAGACCGAGCACAAGGCCGTGGCCTACGACGTCTGGAACACCGTGCTCGAGCCTGGCCCCAAGCGCTACCTGATCCGCACCGGGACGATGCTGTTCACCACCCTGACCTTCTGGCTGGTGGTGTTCGATTTCCATGTGCGCATGCTGATCGCCGACCGCAAGCGCGGCGGCCACTGGCGCGGAATGTGGCAGGTGGTGAAGTACCTGTACGGCCCCAAGGGCGTGTTCCCCAGGATCGCCCTGCCCTGGCTGCAGTACTTCAAGCCGGGCTTCCATCCCTGGGACCATGACAACCGTCACCAGCTGCAACGCATCGATGGCCTGGTGCAGGACATCGAGCAGACCCGTGCCACAGCGGCCAAGTGA